TATTTAAATATTAAATATATCTTTAATAATAATTTAAATTTGAAAGCAAATATAAAATTTAACTATAATAAATATCACGATGTAACAAGAGGGAATAATTATACTATGTACAGTCCTAGAAATTTTAAAGAAATGATTTTAAAAACTAAGTTAATAGTAAATTATGAATGGTAAAAAAAGGTGCTGTTGCAAATTTAAAATGTAATAGTCATAAATAAAGAAAAAGTGTCAAAATTATGAAATGATCTCAAAAAGTTAAACCTAAAAAGTAACTAAAGAAGATTCGTTCATTTTTGGCACTTTTTTTTAATAAAAAAAAGATACAAAATACCAATAAAACTTAGAAAAAATCAAGGTTTTATGGTATAATGTATCTATGAAAACAACATCTAATTATAGAATTTATTCAAAAATAAATCAACCAAAACTTTTCAATATGATACACTATAATATTTGTGATGATGATCCTGTAGTGGAACTAAAAAATATTCTGGAGGAGGCAGAATTAAATTCCTTTTACGACTTATTTAAACACAAGACAAAGGTTCATCCATTAAATCTTTTAGCTGTTATCATTTACGCTTTTTAAAATAAAATTGTATCTACTAGAGAAATCGAAACTTTATGTAAAGAAAATATTAAATATATGTATCTTCTTGATGATAATATTGCTACTGATCATACAACTATTAGTAGATTTATGGCTAAATGCAATCCTGTTATTCAAGATATTTTCACTGAAATAGTTAAAATAATTATGGAAAAAAATAATATTACTTCTGAAAATATATACATTGATGGTACTAAAATAGAAGCATATGCTAACAAATATACTTTTGTATAAAAAAAACGGAGCTAAAAAATATTATTTTTAAATTAGAATTAGAATTAAAAAATAAAGATATACAAATAAATTCAAAAGATAAGTTTGTAGAAAAATTAGAAGAAACATTAAAAAATGAAAATATAAAATACAATTCTTTATTGCAACAAATGTCTGAAACAAATAAAACATATCAATTATTATTAGAACATAAAAAAGATAAAAAAT
This DNA window, taken from Sneathia sanguinegens, encodes the following:
- a CDS encoding transposase, with product MVSTREIETLCKENIKYMYLLDDNIATDHTTISRFMAKCNPVIQDIFTEIVKIIMEKNNITSENIYIDGTKIEAYANKYTFV